The following nucleotide sequence is from Cyclobacteriaceae bacterium.
GACACCAGCAAAAATCAGAACGAATCTTAAAGCAGGCCAGAATTCCTTAATGGAGGAATTATTTTTCATAAGCGGGAATTCCAACGATTGTTTTATGATCCGGAAAATTCTGCGTCACCACCGCACCCGCACCAATTTTACAGTGAGATCCAATTTTAAGATTCTGAAGAATGCGTGCTCCGGTGCCCATCATAGAGCACTCTCCTATTTGGACGTATCCTGAAATGCTACAGCCCGGCATAATGGTTGAATAATTTTCCAACACAACATCATGTCCAATGGTTGATAGAAGATTTACAATCACAAAATCTTTCAGTTCAATACCTGTTGTAAAAATTACACCTGACGTCAGGATGCATCCCTTTCCAAATTTATTATTTTCATCTCCGGTCTGGCATGCAGGATGAATAATGGTTGGGAATTGAAAGGGTCCGTTTATCTTCTCCACAATTGACTTCCGGATCA
It contains:
- a CDS encoding acetyltransferase, which encodes MKDIAIYGAGGFGRETALLLHQINLQSAQWNFIGFYDDKLKIGLQVDKHKVLGGIKELNKVSDSMNIAIAISDPLIRKSIVEKINGPFQFPTIIHPACQTGDENNKFGKGCILTSGVIFTTGIELKDFVIVNLLSTIGHDVVLENYSTIMPGCSISGYVQIGECSMMGTGARILQNLKIGSHCKIGAGAVVTQNFPDHKTIVGIPAYEK